From Lysinibacillus sp. SGAir0095, the proteins below share one genomic window:
- the topA gene encoding type I DNA topoisomerase codes for MADYLVIVESPAKAKTIERYLGKKYKVKASIGHVRDLPKSQTGIDTENNYEPKYITIRGKGPVLQDLKSAAKKAKKIYLAADPDREGEAIAWHLAQALNIETTSDCRVVFNEITKDAILESFKNPRPINMDLVDAQQARRILDRLVGYNISPILWKKVKKGLSAGRVQSIALRFIIDREEEIKNFIPEEYWSIEANFDKGKKQFDAYYYGNGEEKVKLTNEEQVKAVLNGLKGDEFRVANVVKKERKRNAAPAFTTSSLQQEAARKLNFRAKKTMMLAQQLYEGIDIGKKEGTVGLITYMRTDSTRISDSAKTEANNYINEKYGKEYIVGEAKQAKKSANAQDAHEAIRPTSTMRTPDELKAVLSRDQLRLYRLIWERFIASQMAPAVLDTVTVDLVNGDVQFRANGSHVKFPGFMKLYIEGTDDQTEETTKLLPEMEVGDTVKSLEIEPKQHFTQPPPRFTEARLVKELEERGIGRPSTYAPTLDVIQRRGYVQLDAKRFVPTELGEIVHQATLEFFPEIINIEFTAQMEQDLDAIEEGMRKWVEVIDAFYKDFEPRVKYADEAMEKIEIKDEPAGEDCEKCGSPMVYKLGRYGKFMACSNFPECRNTKAIMKPIGVKCPSCETGEIVERKSKTKRLFYGCNTYPECDFVSWDKPISRPCPKCSSLLVEKKIKKGVQIQCTKCDYEEAPSQ; via the coding sequence ATGGCAGATTATTTAGTGATAGTAGAATCACCCGCAAAAGCAAAAACAATTGAAAGATACTTAGGGAAAAAATATAAAGTAAAAGCTTCCATTGGTCATGTTAGGGACCTACCAAAAAGCCAAACGGGTATTGATACAGAAAATAACTATGAACCCAAATACATTACCATTCGTGGGAAAGGTCCAGTGCTACAGGACTTAAAATCAGCGGCAAAAAAAGCAAAAAAAATCTATCTCGCAGCCGATCCCGATCGCGAAGGAGAAGCAATTGCTTGGCATTTAGCACAAGCATTAAATATTGAAACAACTTCAGATTGCCGTGTGGTATTTAATGAAATTACAAAAGATGCAATTTTAGAATCCTTTAAAAATCCACGGCCTATCAATATGGATTTAGTGGACGCACAACAAGCAAGACGTATTTTGGACAGACTTGTAGGGTATAACATTAGTCCAATTCTTTGGAAAAAAGTAAAAAAAGGACTATCAGCGGGTCGTGTTCAATCCATTGCTCTCCGATTTATCATCGATCGAGAAGAAGAGATAAAAAACTTTATTCCCGAAGAATATTGGTCAATTGAAGCCAATTTTGATAAAGGGAAAAAGCAATTCGATGCCTATTACTATGGCAATGGTGAGGAAAAAGTAAAGCTTACAAACGAAGAGCAAGTTAAAGCGGTATTAAATGGCTTAAAGGGCGATGAGTTCCGCGTAGCAAATGTAGTCAAAAAAGAACGGAAACGTAATGCAGCCCCAGCATTTACAACATCTTCTCTGCAACAAGAAGCAGCCCGAAAATTAAATTTCCGTGCGAAGAAAACGATGATGCTAGCTCAACAGCTTTATGAAGGTATTGATATCGGGAAAAAAGAAGGTACTGTCGGGTTAATTACATATATGCGTACAGACTCAACACGAATCTCGGACAGTGCAAAAACAGAAGCAAACAATTATATCAATGAAAAATACGGTAAAGAATATATTGTAGGAGAAGCAAAACAAGCTAAAAAATCTGCAAATGCTCAGGATGCCCACGAAGCAATCCGTCCTACTAGTACGATGAGAACGCCGGATGAGCTAAAAGCCGTTTTAAGTCGTGATCAGCTACGTCTTTACCGACTAATTTGGGAGCGTTTTATTGCAAGTCAAATGGCTCCTGCGGTATTGGATACTGTGACGGTCGATTTAGTAAATGGGGATGTTCAATTCCGTGCCAATGGATCCCATGTGAAGTTTCCTGGGTTTATGAAGCTTTATATTGAAGGAACAGATGACCAAACAGAGGAAACAACAAAGCTTCTTCCAGAAATGGAAGTGGGCGATACGGTGAAGTCCTTGGAAATTGAACCAAAACAGCACTTCACACAACCGCCTCCACGTTTCACAGAAGCGCGTCTTGTAAAAGAGCTTGAGGAAAGAGGCATCGGTCGTCCTTCAACGTATGCGCCAACTTTAGACGTTATTCAAAGACGTGGGTATGTTCAATTAGATGCAAAACGATTTGTACCAACCGAGCTTGGAGAAATTGTTCATCAAGCAACATTAGAGTTCTTCCCGGAAATCATCAATATTGAGTTTACAGCTCAAATGGAACAGGATTTAGATGCCATTGAGGAAGGTATGAGAAAATGGGTAGAAGTCATTGATGCTTTCTACAAAGATTTTGAACCACGCGTGAAGTACGCTGATGAGGCAATGGAGAAAATTGAGATTAAAGACGAACCGGCTGGTGAAGATTGTGAAAAATGTGGTTCTCCTATGGTATACAAGTTAGGTAGATATGGAAAATTCATGGCTTGTTCGAACTTCCCTGAATGCCGTAACACAAAAGCCATTATGAAACCAATCGGGGTAAAATGTCCGAGCTGTGAAACAGGGGAAATCGTCGAAAGAAAAAGTAAAACAAAACGTTTATTCTATGGATGCAACACTTACCCAGAGTGCGACTTTGTTTCGTGGGATAAGCCAATAAGCAGACCTTGTCCAAAATGTAGTTCTCTATTAGTTGAGAAGAAAATCAAAAAAGGTGTTCAAATACAATGTACAAAATGTGATTATGAAGAAGCACCTTCTCAATAA
- the hslU gene encoding ATP-dependent protease ATPase subunit HslU, translating to MTKQNLTPRQITEQLNRHIVGQNNAKRAVAIALRNRYRRSLLSEELQNEIIPKNILMIGPTGVGKTEIARRIAKLTNAPFIKVEATKFTEVGYVGRDVESMVRDLVESSKRLVTDEMTEAVKDVAEQNANEKLVKLLVPSKVKSKMAQNPLEMLFGQKNDSTDEDSTYEETVVRSRRTQVSQDLKAGKLEEEWVTVEVTEQNTSIFDMMPGMGMDMGASGMQDMLSSLMPKKMKKRKLKVKDARRVLIIEEANKLIDSDEVAAEAIRRAEQSGIIFIDEIDKIASRGGASSADVSREGVQRDILPIVEGSTVTTKYGPVKTDFMLFIAAGAFHMSKPSDLIPELQGRFPIRVELDKLTKEDFIRILKEPDQSLILQYKALLETEGVTIEFTDDAIDRIAEIATEVNQETDNIGARRLHTILERLLEELSFEASEISPAHIDITPAYVDKKLEKISKNKDLSQFIL from the coding sequence ATGACAAAACAAAATTTAACGCCAAGACAAATTACAGAACAGTTAAATCGTCATATAGTTGGGCAAAATAATGCGAAGAGAGCTGTAGCAATTGCACTTCGTAATAGATATCGCCGCTCCCTTTTAAGTGAAGAATTGCAAAATGAAATTATTCCTAAAAACATTTTAATGATTGGTCCAACAGGTGTTGGTAAAACAGAAATAGCGCGACGTATTGCTAAACTAACAAATGCACCTTTCATTAAAGTGGAGGCGACTAAGTTTACAGAAGTAGGTTATGTAGGTCGAGATGTTGAATCGATGGTACGTGATTTAGTTGAAAGCTCGAAAAGATTGGTTACAGACGAGATGACAGAGGCTGTAAAAGATGTTGCAGAGCAAAATGCGAATGAGAAATTAGTAAAGCTACTTGTTCCATCAAAAGTTAAATCAAAGATGGCTCAAAACCCGTTAGAGATGCTTTTTGGGCAAAAGAATGATTCAACTGATGAAGATTCAACTTACGAGGAAACTGTAGTTCGTTCTAGACGCACCCAAGTTTCGCAAGATTTGAAAGCGGGTAAACTTGAAGAAGAATGGGTTACTGTAGAGGTAACTGAACAAAATACGTCAATTTTCGATATGATGCCTGGTATGGGAATGGACATGGGGGCATCAGGAATGCAAGATATGCTCTCTAGTCTTATGCCGAAGAAAATGAAAAAGCGTAAGTTGAAAGTAAAAGATGCACGTCGCGTTCTTATCATCGAAGAGGCTAATAAGTTAATCGATTCTGATGAAGTAGCTGCCGAAGCAATTCGTCGCGCAGAGCAATCGGGGATTATCTTTATTGACGAAATTGATAAAATCGCTAGTCGAGGAGGCGCCTCTTCCGCAGACGTGTCACGTGAGGGTGTACAACGGGATATTTTACCTATTGTAGAAGGATCAACTGTTACGACGAAATATGGTCCAGTCAAAACAGATTTTATGCTCTTTATTGCTGCAGGTGCCTTCCACATGTCCAAACCAAGTGATCTAATTCCTGAATTGCAAGGGCGATTCCCGATTCGTGTAGAATTAGATAAGCTAACGAAAGAGGACTTTATTCGAATTCTGAAAGAGCCAGATCAATCATTAATTTTGCAGTATAAAGCATTGTTAGAAACAGAAGGTGTAACGATTGAGTTTACAGATGATGCAATAGACAGAATCGCAGAGATTGCAACAGAGGTAAATCAAGAAACCGATAATATTGGTGCAAGAAGACTGCATACAATTTTAGAACGACTTTTAGAGGAATTATCATTTGAAGCATCTGAAATTTCACCTGCACACATCGATATTACACCTGCATATGTCGACAAAAAACTCGAAAAAATTTCAAAAAACAAAGATTTGTCACAATTTATCTTATAA
- the xerC gene encoding tyrosine recombinase XerC — MFLTFADSLDKFLKYIQLEKNFSVHTVREYEFDLNDFLNFLKTEGITHLEEVEYIHARIYVTKLYDEKKARTSISRKISSIRSFFKYLNREFNLDDSSFRSLYHPKKEKRLPNFFYEEELSQLFERNIGTDDKSVRNMALLELLYATGIRVSECTEIEMQDIDFHYSIIRVMGKGRKERIIPFGQYAHEALSKYIEKVRVRLMKNQNHKKVFVNMRGGELTPRGVRYILDDMIKNASMHTKIYPHMLRHSFATHLLNEGADLRTVQELLGHASLSSTQVYTHVTKEHLRNTYMNTHPRA, encoded by the coding sequence TTGTTTCTAACATTTGCAGATAGCCTAGATAAGTTTCTCAAATATATTCAACTCGAAAAGAACTTCTCAGTACATACTGTCAGGGAATATGAGTTTGATTTAAATGATTTTCTTAACTTTTTAAAAACTGAAGGGATCACTCATTTAGAAGAGGTTGAGTATATCCATGCAAGGATTTATGTAACCAAGCTATATGATGAAAAGAAGGCGAGAACTTCTATCTCTAGAAAGATTTCTTCAATTCGTTCGTTTTTTAAATACCTAAATCGTGAGTTTAATCTAGATGATTCGTCCTTTCGTTCACTTTATCATCCTAAAAAAGAAAAGAGATTGCCTAATTTTTTCTATGAGGAAGAACTCTCACAATTATTCGAAAGAAACATTGGAACAGATGATAAATCAGTAAGAAATATGGCATTACTTGAATTATTGTACGCCACAGGAATTCGCGTAAGTGAGTGTACAGAAATTGAAATGCAGGATATCGATTTTCACTATTCAATTATTCGAGTAATGGGAAAGGGTAGAAAAGAAAGGATTATCCCTTTTGGGCAATACGCACATGAGGCGTTAAGTAAATATATAGAAAAAGTTCGCGTAAGGCTAATGAAAAATCAAAATCATAAAAAAGTTTTTGTAAATATGCGCGGAGGCGAACTTACCCCTCGTGGTGTACGTTATATACTTGACGACATGATAAAAAATGCATCAATGCATACGAAGATTTACCCTCATATGTTAAGGCATTCATTTGCGACACATCTATTAAATGAGGGAGCAGATTTAAGAACGGTTCAAGAACTACTAGGTCATGCAAGTTTGTCATCAACACAAGTCTACACACACGTTACGAAAGAACATCTTCGAAATACTTATATGAATACTCATCCGCGAGCTTGA
- the fliF gene encoding flagellar basal-body MS-ring/collar protein FliF, translating to MNERFTKVKSDSTQFWKSRTKNQKVAIVGTLIGVIALATILTYFSTRTNMVPLFTELSATEAGEIAEVLTAQGVKYEIAPGGTNILVPEEQVDSLTVSLAAQGYPESGEINNSFFTSNAGFGMTDNEFNVIKLAATQTELANLIKKIDGVKNANVMINMPEEGVFVNDTGQEASASIVLDTEPGHQFSNEQIATLYNLVSKSIPNLSTENIVITNQYSEYFDLASASSGSNSVDTVDGQMQVKKTIERDLQRQVQQMLGTLMGNDKVVVSVTTDIDFKQENRQENLVVPVDEENMEGIEISAQRITESYSGVDAASGTPEAGAGTDNFVDYSSVTSGDGDYEKVEETINKDVNRITKDIQESPYKVRDIGIQVMVEPPEPDNAASLSEDVRTDIEQILSTIVRTSIDKEAAGDLTNEQISDKVVVSVQPFYGNDGATAEETPIIPWWIWVIGGILVAVILLLVFFIVRSRKRKEAEEAYSIIEEQEELIVSDINEEKETEGTIRRKQLEKMAKEKPEDFAKLLRSWITED from the coding sequence ATGAATGAACGTTTTACAAAAGTAAAAAGCGACTCGACACAATTCTGGAAGAGTCGAACGAAAAATCAAAAAGTTGCAATTGTTGGGACATTGATAGGTGTAATTGCACTTGCAACTATACTTACATACTTTTCAACAAGAACGAACATGGTACCACTATTTACGGAATTATCTGCTACAGAGGCAGGAGAAATCGCAGAGGTTTTAACTGCACAAGGCGTTAAATACGAAATCGCTCCTGGCGGGACGAATATTTTAGTGCCAGAAGAGCAAGTAGACTCATTAACGGTTTCATTGGCGGCACAGGGATATCCTGAATCCGGTGAGATTAACAATTCCTTCTTCACATCAAATGCTGGATTTGGAATGACTGATAATGAATTTAATGTAATCAAGCTAGCTGCAACTCAAACTGAACTAGCAAACCTGATTAAAAAGATTGATGGCGTTAAAAATGCCAACGTAATGATTAATATGCCTGAAGAGGGTGTGTTTGTAAATGATACAGGACAAGAGGCAAGTGCATCGATTGTGCTTGATACTGAGCCTGGACATCAATTTTCAAACGAACAAATAGCTACTTTATACAATTTAGTCTCTAAAAGTATTCCTAACCTAAGTACTGAAAACATTGTCATCACGAACCAATACTCTGAGTATTTCGACTTAGCATCAGCTTCTTCGGGATCCAATTCAGTCGACACAGTGGATGGTCAAATGCAAGTCAAGAAAACAATTGAGCGTGATTTGCAAAGACAAGTGCAACAAATGCTAGGCACTCTTATGGGAAATGATAAGGTTGTTGTTTCGGTGACAACAGATATTGATTTCAAGCAAGAAAACCGTCAAGAGAATTTAGTTGTTCCTGTAGATGAGGAAAATATGGAAGGTATCGAAATCAGTGCCCAGCGTATTACTGAATCGTATTCTGGCGTAGATGCTGCATCTGGTACGCCCGAGGCAGGAGCGGGTACAGATAACTTTGTGGACTATAGTTCAGTTACTAGTGGTGATGGGGACTATGAAAAAGTAGAAGAGACGATAAACAAAGATGTCAATCGTATAACGAAAGACATTCAAGAAAGTCCATACAAAGTACGCGATATCGGAATTCAAGTGATGGTGGAGCCACCGGAACCAGATAATGCTGCCTCCCTATCTGAGGATGTAAGAACTGATATCGAACAAATTCTTTCGACTATTGTGCGCACGTCTATAGACAAAGAAGCGGCAGGCGACCTTACAAACGAGCAAATCAGTGACAAAGTTGTTGTTTCAGTGCAACCATTCTACGGTAATGATGGAGCAACTGCTGAGGAAACACCAATCATACCATGGTGGATTTGGGTAATTGGTGGAATTTTAGTTGCTGTAATTTTATTATTGGTATTCTTCATTGTGCGTTCTAGAAAACGAAAAGAAGCTGAAGAAGCATATTCAATCATTGAGGAACAAGAAGAGTTAATCGTAAGTGATATTAATGAAGAAAAAGAAACTGAAGGAACAATCCGTCGTAAACAATTAGAAAAAATGGCGAAGGAAAAACCAGAAGACTTTGCAAAACTCTTACGAAGCTGGATTACCGAAGATTAA
- the dprA gene encoding DNA-processing protein DprA produces MNNLKEILSFHYVYPLPLNKFRILMKSIETTRNLIETSPTELAKILSISTNRASDILSNYRQVLKINLLDVYNSSSVKAIPFNSDFYPDSLHDLLDPPTVLYAKGDISILNHPKKIAIIGSRKATNYSSLALEYIVPPLVEQDIVIVSGLAKGADSLAHRATIQFGGKTIAVLGHGFSHIYPPENKKLACEIEGNHLLLTEYPPYVGVQKWHFPMRNRIISGISNAIVVTEASLKSGTLITTEHALEHGKDIFVVPGPIQKEQSKGTNSLLREGAIPIWNGYQILEELKLF; encoded by the coding sequence TTGAATAATTTAAAAGAAATCCTCTCTTTTCATTACGTTTATCCTCTTCCCCTGAACAAATTTCGAATACTGATGAAATCTATCGAAACTACCCGTAATTTAATAGAAACTTCCCCGACAGAATTAGCTAAAATTCTTTCTATTTCGACAAATCGCGCAAGCGATATTTTGTCGAATTATCGACAGGTATTAAAAATTAACTTATTAGATGTATATAACTCTTCCTCAGTTAAAGCAATCCCATTCAATAGCGATTTTTATCCTGATAGTCTACATGATTTGTTAGATCCACCTACAGTCCTTTATGCAAAAGGGGATATTTCAATTTTGAACCACCCCAAGAAAATTGCCATCATAGGATCTAGAAAAGCAACGAATTATTCTAGTTTAGCGTTAGAATATATTGTACCACCGCTTGTTGAACAAGACATTGTCATAGTAAGTGGACTTGCAAAAGGTGCAGACAGTCTGGCACACCGCGCAACCATACAATTTGGAGGTAAAACCATAGCAGTGTTAGGACATGGTTTTTCTCATATTTATCCACCAGAAAATAAGAAACTTGCTTGCGAAATTGAAGGAAATCATTTACTTTTAACAGAATATCCACCATATGTTGGGGTCCAGAAATGGCATTTTCCAATGAGAAATCGTATTATTAGCGGTATCAGCAATGCAATTGTTGTAACGGAGGCTTCTTTAAAAAGTGGGACACTAATCACAACAGAGCATGCCTTAGAGCACGGTAAAGATATTTTTGTAGTGCCTGGTCCCATACAGAAAGAACAGTCAAAAGGAACTAATAGTTTACTTCGAGAAGGGGCTATTCCAATTTGGAATGGTTATCAAATTTTAGAGGAATTAAAATTGTTTTGA
- the codY gene encoding GTP-sensing pleiotropic transcriptional regulator CodY, with the protein MNLLAKTRKINSMLQASAGKPVNFKEMADTLGDIIDSNVFIVSRKGKLLGISIHQQIENARIQKMVEERQFPEDYAQHLFDISETSPNIDINSEHTIFPTENRDLFKNGLTTIVPIIGGGERLGTLILGRISASFEDDDLILAEYGATVVGMEILREKSEEIEEEARSKAVVQMAINSLSYSELEAIEHIFEELDGNEGLLVASKIADRVGITRSVIVNALRKLESAGVIESRSLGMKGTYIKVLNDKFLTALAEIKMK; encoded by the coding sequence ATGAATTTATTAGCAAAAACTCGTAAGATTAACTCGATGCTTCAAGCATCAGCTGGTAAACCAGTTAACTTTAAAGAAATGGCAGACACGCTTGGTGATATTATAGATAGCAATGTATTTATCGTAAGTCGTAAAGGAAAGTTACTGGGTATTTCAATACATCAACAAATTGAAAATGCTCGTATTCAAAAAATGGTAGAAGAGCGTCAGTTCCCAGAAGACTACGCACAGCACCTTTTCGATATTTCTGAAACATCACCAAATATTGATATCAACAGTGAGCATACAATTTTCCCTACAGAAAATCGTGATCTTTTTAAAAATGGTTTAACGACAATTGTTCCTATCATCGGTGGAGGGGAACGTTTAGGTACATTAATCTTGGGGCGTATATCTGCAAGCTTTGAAGATGACGATTTAATCTTGGCTGAATATGGTGCAACTGTAGTTGGTATGGAAATTTTACGTGAAAAATCAGAAGAAATCGAAGAAGAAGCACGCAGTAAAGCGGTGGTACAAATGGCCATTAATTCATTATCTTATAGTGAATTAGAAGCTATTGAGCATATCTTTGAAGAGCTTGATGGTAATGAAGGATTATTAGTTGCTTCTAAAATTGCAGACCGTGTAGGAATTACTCGTTCAGTAATCGTAAACGCTTTACGTAAATTAGAATCTGCTGGTGTTATTGAGTCTAGATCTTTAGGTATGAAAGGTACTTATATTAAAGTACTGAATGATAAGTTCTTAACAGCTTTGGCTGAAATAAAGATGAAATAA
- the fliG gene encoding flagellar motor switch protein FliG, whose product MSKKEKELTGKQKAALLLISLGPEVSASVYKHLNEEEIERLTLEISSVKKVEPGIKEDIIEEFHHIALAQDYISQGGIGYAKTVLEKALGQDQAQAIINRLTSSLQVRPFDFARKADPGQIFNFIQNEHPQTIALILSYLDPGQAGVILSSLPQEVQADIAKRIAVMDSTSPEVISEIESILERKLSSTVTQDYTETGGVDAVVDVLNGVDRQTEKTILDALEIQDPELAEEIKKRMFVFEDIVTLDNRSIQRVIRDCENEDLLLSMKVSSEEVKDILFRNMSQRMADTFKEEMEIMGPVRLRDVEEAQSRIVGVIRRLEDAGEIIIARGGGDDVIV is encoded by the coding sequence ATGTCCAAAAAAGAAAAAGAACTAACAGGAAAGCAAAAAGCAGCTTTATTGTTAATTTCTTTAGGGCCAGAAGTTTCTGCTTCTGTATATAAGCATTTAAATGAAGAGGAAATCGAACGTCTTACGTTGGAAATCTCAAGTGTCAAAAAGGTTGAACCAGGTATTAAGGAAGATATCATTGAAGAATTCCATCATATCGCTCTAGCACAGGATTATATATCACAGGGTGGAATTGGATACGCGAAAACGGTATTGGAAAAAGCGTTAGGACAAGATCAAGCACAGGCAATTATTAATCGCTTAACTTCATCTCTGCAAGTACGCCCATTCGACTTTGCTAGAAAAGCCGACCCTGGTCAAATTTTTAACTTTATACAAAATGAACATCCTCAAACAATAGCATTAATTTTATCTTACTTAGATCCTGGACAAGCTGGCGTCATTTTGTCGTCATTACCTCAAGAAGTTCAGGCTGATATAGCAAAACGTATTGCTGTGATGGACTCTACATCACCTGAGGTAATTAGTGAAATAGAATCCATTCTTGAACGTAAATTATCATCCACGGTTACACAGGATTACACAGAAACTGGTGGAGTGGATGCAGTTGTGGATGTATTAAATGGAGTAGATCGCCAAACAGAAAAAACAATTCTCGATGCTCTTGAGATACAAGATCCAGAGCTGGCTGAAGAAATTAAAAAGAGAATGTTCGTATTCGAAGATATTGTTACATTGGATAATCGCTCAATCCAGCGAGTTATACGTGACTGTGAAAACGAAGACTTACTATTGTCAATGAAAGTTAGCAGCGAGGAAGTAAAAGATATTTTATTCCGAAATATGTCTCAACGTATGGCTGACACATTTAAAGAAGAAATGGAAATCATGGGTCCTGTTCGTCTTCGTGATGTAGAAGAGGCCCAATCAAGAATTGTGGGTGTAATTCGACGTCTAGAGGATGCTGGAGAAATCATTATAGCTCGTGGTGGAGGAGATGACGTCATTGTCTAG
- the flgC gene encoding flagellar basal body rod protein FlgC, whose protein sequence is MSIFTSMNTTASALTAQRLRMDVISSNIANVDTTRAKQVNGEWEPYRRKSVTLTEDNGQFSSFLNQALGKKENSGNGVKVTKVSDDTQTPFKLVYNPTHPDANEDGYVEMPNVDLLTEMVDLVSATRSYEANVTVFNASKSMLTKALEIGK, encoded by the coding sequence ATGTCGATATTTACAAGCATGAATACAACTGCCTCCGCGTTAACAGCGCAACGCTTGCGAATGGATGTCATTTCGTCAAATATTGCAAATGTTGACACAACAAGAGCTAAACAAGTAAACGGTGAATGGGAACCTTACCGTAGGAAATCTGTAACATTAACAGAAGACAATGGTCAATTCTCAAGTTTCTTAAACCAAGCCCTGGGGAAAAAGGAAAATTCAGGAAATGGCGTTAAAGTCACAAAAGTCAGTGATGATACACAGACGCCATTTAAATTAGTGTATAACCCGACTCATCCTGATGCGAACGAAGATGGTTACGTAGAAATGCCAAATGTGGATCTATTAACTGAGATGGTAGATTTAGTTTCTGCAACTCGATCTTATGAAGCAAATGTAACGGTATTTAACGCTAGTAAATCGATGTTAACGAAGGCACTAGAAATTGGTAAATAA
- the fliE gene encoding flagellar hook-basal body complex protein FliE, whose amino-acid sequence MAINPVSLSVANSQIIDETNKLKANSTPFEAQQSFANTLKDAIASVNNQQIQSDAMTQKLINGEDVDLHEVMITAQKASVTLNATMEVRNKAIEAYQEIMRMSI is encoded by the coding sequence TTGGCAATAAATCCAGTATCATTATCTGTTGCAAATTCTCAAATTATAGATGAAACAAATAAATTAAAGGCGAATTCAACGCCCTTTGAGGCGCAGCAATCTTTTGCTAATACATTAAAAGATGCTATTGCTTCTGTGAATAATCAACAAATTCAATCAGATGCAATGACACAAAAGCTAATCAATGGTGAAGATGTTGATTTACATGAAGTCATGATCACCGCTCAAAAAGCGAGTGTAACTTTAAATGCAACAATGGAAGTTCGCAATAAAGCAATTGAGGCTTACCAAGAAATTATGCGAATGAGTATTTAA
- the hslV gene encoding ATP-dependent protease subunit HslV produces the protein MEQFHATTIFAIHHKGKCAMAGDGQVTLGNSVVMKHTARKVRRLFNGKVLAGFAGSVADAFTLFEMFESKLNEYGGNLQRAAVEVAKQWRGDKMLRQLEALLLVMDQSTLLLVSGTGEVIEPDDGILAIGSGGNYALSAGRALKQYSGDHLTASEIAKAALTIAADICVYTNHNIVVEALEE, from the coding sequence ATGGAACAATTCCATGCAACTACCATATTTGCTATTCATCACAAAGGAAAGTGTGCGATGGCAGGTGATGGGCAAGTTACATTAGGAAATTCAGTTGTCATGAAACATACCGCTAGAAAGGTCAGACGTCTATTCAATGGTAAAGTATTAGCTGGATTTGCAGGTTCAGTAGCTGACGCATTCACGTTATTTGAAATGTTTGAATCGAAGCTAAATGAATATGGTGGGAATTTACAACGAGCAGCAGTAGAGGTAGCAAAACAGTGGCGCGGAGATAAAATGCTTCGCCAGCTAGAAGCACTTCTCTTAGTGATGGATCAGTCAACTTTATTGCTGGTATCTGGTACTGGAGAAGTAATTGAACCGGATGATGGCATATTAGCGATTGGTTCGGGCGGCAATTATGCGTTATCTGCAGGGCGAGCGTTAAAACAATACTCTGGAGATCACCTTACAGCTAGTGAAATAGCAAAAGCTGCTCTTACAATAGCTGCTGATATTTGTGTTTATACAAACCATAATATTGTAGTGGAGGCGCTAGAAGAATGA
- the flgB gene encoding flagellar basal body rod protein FlgB, translating into MNLFGGTISSLENGLNYASLKNKTIAQNIANVDTPNYKAKNVSFEKMLSDAKNTTISAKRTDARHYDFQIQQSTPGVYSYENFNYRSNGNGVDMDAEQASLAENTIYYNALIERISSKFNSLNTVIKGGR; encoded by the coding sequence TTGAATTTGTTCGGCGGAACGATTAGTAGCCTAGAAAATGGGCTGAATTATGCTTCATTAAAAAATAAAACGATTGCTCAAAACATAGCGAATGTAGATACTCCTAATTATAAGGCGAAAAATGTCAGTTTTGAAAAAATGTTGTCAGATGCAAAAAATACGACAATTTCTGCAAAGCGAACTGATGCTAGACATTATGACTTTCAAATTCAACAATCAACACCAGGAGTTTATAGCTATGAAAACTTTAACTATCGCAGTAATGGTAACGGTGTTGATATGGATGCTGAACAAGCAAGTCTAGCAGAAAATACAATCTACTATAATGCCCTAATAGAACGTATCTCTAGTAAGTTCAATTCGCTTAATACAGTTATTAAAGGAGGTAGATAG